A window of the Camelus ferus isolate YT-003-E chromosome 22, BCGSAC_Cfer_1.0, whole genome shotgun sequence genome harbors these coding sequences:
- the BSG gene encoding basigin isoform X1 has translation MAAVRLMVLGLALLGAQGGSGEESRPAVASAHSNLLSGSRIWTSIDDVGSKTRLTCALNQSTTEIVGHRWVKGDKVLKEDTLPGLRTEYEVDLDDRSGQYSCIFLPEHAGRTNLEVKGPPNVKAVKKSEHATEGETVVLGCKSDSFPPVTDWLWYKMSDSGDQVIANSSQSKFFVVSSESKTELHIPNLDLEADPGKYACNGTNTEGTGQAVIMLRVRNRFAALWPFLGIVAEVLVLVTVIFIYEKRRKPDEVLDDDDTGSAPLKSSGHHVNDKGKKGKNVRQRNGS, from the exons ATGGCGGCTGTGCGGCTCATGGTGCTGGGGCTCGCGCTGCTGGGCGCCCAGGGCGGCTCCGGGGAAG AAAGCAGACCAGCTGTGGCATCTGCCCATTCTAATTTACTTAGCG GGAGCAGGATCTGGACTTCCATAGACGATGTTGGCTCCAAGACACGCCTCACCTGCGCCTTGAATCAGAGCACCACTGAGATCGTGGGCCACCGCTGGGTGAAGGGGGACAAGGTGCTGAAGGAGGACACGCTGCCTGGCCTGAGGACGGAGTATGA GGTGGACTTGGATGACCGCTCGGGCCAGTACTCCTGCATCTTCCTCCCGGAGCACGCAGGCCGGACCAACCTAGAAGTGAAAG GGCCCCCCAACGTCAAGGCTGTGAAGAAGTCGGAGCATGCCACCGAGGGGGAGACCGTGGTGCTGGGCTGCAAGTCGGACTCCTTCCCGCCCGTCACTGACTGGCTGTGGTACAAGATGAGCGACTCTGGAGACCAG GTCATCGCCAACAGCTCCCAGAGCAAGTTCTTCGTGGTCTCCTCGGAGTCCAAGACGGAGCTGCACATCCCGAACCTGGACCTGGAGGCGGACCCCGGCAAGTACGCCTGCAACGGCACCAACACGGAGGGCACCGGCCAGGCAGTCATCATGCTGCGCGTGCGCAACCGCTTCGCCGCCCTCTGGCCCTTCCTGGGCATCGTGGCAGAGGTGCTTGTGCTGGTCACTGTCATCTTCATCTACGAGAAGCGGCGGAAGCCGGACGAGGTCCTGGATG ATGACGACACCGGCTCTGCTCCACT GAAGAGCAGCGGGCACCACGTGAACGACAAAGGCAAGAAAGGCAAGAATGTTCGCCAGAGGAACGGCAGCTGa
- the BSG gene encoding basigin isoform X2, whose product MAAVRLMVLGLALLGAQGGSGEGSRIWTSIDDVGSKTRLTCALNQSTTEIVGHRWVKGDKVLKEDTLPGLRTEYEVDLDDRSGQYSCIFLPEHAGRTNLEVKGPPNVKAVKKSEHATEGETVVLGCKSDSFPPVTDWLWYKMSDSGDQVIANSSQSKFFVVSSESKTELHIPNLDLEADPGKYACNGTNTEGTGQAVIMLRVRNRFAALWPFLGIVAEVLVLVTVIFIYEKRRKPDEVLDDDDTGSAPLKSSGHHVNDKGKKGKNVRQRNGS is encoded by the exons ATGGCGGCTGTGCGGCTCATGGTGCTGGGGCTCGCGCTGCTGGGCGCCCAGGGCGGCTCCGGGGAAG GGAGCAGGATCTGGACTTCCATAGACGATGTTGGCTCCAAGACACGCCTCACCTGCGCCTTGAATCAGAGCACCACTGAGATCGTGGGCCACCGCTGGGTGAAGGGGGACAAGGTGCTGAAGGAGGACACGCTGCCTGGCCTGAGGACGGAGTATGA GGTGGACTTGGATGACCGCTCGGGCCAGTACTCCTGCATCTTCCTCCCGGAGCACGCAGGCCGGACCAACCTAGAAGTGAAAG GGCCCCCCAACGTCAAGGCTGTGAAGAAGTCGGAGCATGCCACCGAGGGGGAGACCGTGGTGCTGGGCTGCAAGTCGGACTCCTTCCCGCCCGTCACTGACTGGCTGTGGTACAAGATGAGCGACTCTGGAGACCAG GTCATCGCCAACAGCTCCCAGAGCAAGTTCTTCGTGGTCTCCTCGGAGTCCAAGACGGAGCTGCACATCCCGAACCTGGACCTGGAGGCGGACCCCGGCAAGTACGCCTGCAACGGCACCAACACGGAGGGCACCGGCCAGGCAGTCATCATGCTGCGCGTGCGCAACCGCTTCGCCGCCCTCTGGCCCTTCCTGGGCATCGTGGCAGAGGTGCTTGTGCTGGTCACTGTCATCTTCATCTACGAGAAGCGGCGGAAGCCGGACGAGGTCCTGGATG ATGACGACACCGGCTCTGCTCCACT GAAGAGCAGCGGGCACCACGTGAACGACAAAGGCAAGAAAGGCAAGAATGTTCGCCAGAGGAACGGCAGCTGa
- the GZMM gene encoding granzyme M translates to MEAPLSQLLLLVLGALWAGGNTFETHIIGGREAAPNSHPYMVSLQKAGTHRCGGVLVHQKWVLTAAHCLTNRIEQLRLVLGLHVLGDPSLTYRIRKVVKHPEYKEAPSLQNDLALLKLDGKVKPSRTIRPLALPQRRQAVAAGARCSVAGWGLTHQGGQLAKALQELDVHVLDARMCNNSRFWNGDITPDMICLAANAKNQAPCKGDSGGPVVCRRGQVAGIVSFSSNVCTDIFKPSVATAVAPYTPWIKKTIRR, encoded by the exons ATGGAGGCCCCCCtgtcccagctgctgctgctggtcctgggagCTCTGTGGGCAG GAGGCAACACATTCGAGACCCACATCATTGGGGGTCGAGAGGctgcccccaactcccacccatACATGGTCTCCCTGCAGAAAGCCGGCACCCACAGGTGTGGGGGGGTCCTTGTGCACCAGAAGTGGGTGTTGACCGCTGCCCACTGCCTGACCAACCG GATAGAACAGCTGAGGCTGGTGCTGGGGCTCCACGTGCTGGGAGACCCCAGCCTTACCTACCGCATCAGGAAGGTTGTCAAGCACCCTGAGTACAAGGAGGCCCCCAGTCTGCAGAATGACCTCGCGCTGCTTAAG CTGGATGGGAAGGTGAAGCCCAGCAGGACCATCCGGCCCCTGGCCTTGCCCCAAAGGCGCCAGGCAGTGGCAGCTGGAGCACGGTGCAGTGTGGCTGGCTGGGGCCTGACCCACCAGGGTGGGCAGCTGGCCAAAGCGCTGCAGGAATTGGATGTGCACGTGCTGGATGCCAGGATGTGCAACAACAGTCGTTTCTGGAACGGGGACATCACCCCCGACATGATCTGCCTGGCAGCCAATGCTAAGAACCAGGCCCCCTGCAAG GGGGACTCAGGTGGGCCCGTGGTATGCCGCAGAGGCCAGGTGGCTGGAATCGTGTCGTTCAGCTCCAACGTCTGCACCGACATCTTCAAGCCCTCCGTGGCCACCGCCGTGGCCCCCTATACTCCCTGGATCAAGAAGACCATCCGCCGCTAG